From the Flavobacteriales bacterium genome, one window contains:
- a CDS encoding N-acetyl-gamma-glutamyl-phosphate reductase has translation MEKVRVGIVGGAGYTGGELIRILLGHPNAEIVFVHSKSHAGSPVHHAHTDLLGDTEIIFTDRLGTDIHVLFLCVGHGEASVFLEQNPQPDHIHVIDLSQDFRLHKEGQTGFVYGLPELNRDRIKNTQHVANPGCFATCIQLGILPLAANHGLTDTIHISAITGSTGAGQKLSSTSHFSWRNNNLSVYKAFTHQHLGEINQSLSQLQGSWSRDIAFIPYRGDFTRGIIATAYTRSELSLEQARECYSAFYKDHPFVHVTDRNPDLKQVVNTNKCIIYLEKHQDRLMIISMIDNLIKGASGQAVQNMNIMFGLDERAGLYLKPSAF, from the coding sequence ATGGAAAAGGTTAGGGTTGGCATTGTTGGCGGTGCCGGGTATACGGGAGGAGAACTCATTCGCATCCTGCTCGGACATCCGAACGCAGAGATCGTATTTGTTCATAGTAAGAGTCATGCCGGTTCACCGGTTCATCATGCGCATACCGACCTTCTGGGAGATACCGAGATAATCTTTACCGATCGCCTTGGTACCGATATCCATGTGCTTTTTTTGTGCGTGGGTCATGGTGAGGCCTCCGTTTTCCTGGAGCAAAATCCTCAACCGGATCATATCCATGTCATAGACCTGAGCCAGGATTTTCGTTTGCATAAAGAAGGTCAAACCGGCTTTGTTTACGGACTACCCGAGCTTAACCGTGATCGAATCAAGAATACACAGCATGTGGCCAATCCGGGTTGTTTTGCCACTTGTATCCAATTGGGCATTCTTCCTCTTGCTGCGAATCATGGACTTACCGACACCATTCATATCAGCGCCATTACAGGTTCCACCGGGGCCGGACAAAAACTGTCGTCAACCTCACACTTCAGCTGGCGCAACAATAACCTGTCTGTTTACAAAGCGTTTACCCATCAACATCTCGGGGAGATCAACCAAAGCCTGAGCCAACTTCAGGGTTCCTGGAGTCGGGACATTGCATTTATTCCGTATCGCGGTGATTTTACCCGGGGGATCATTGCCACCGCTTACACCCGCAGTGAATTAAGTCTGGAACAGGCCCGGGAATGTTATTCCGCCTTTTACAAAGACCACCCTTTCGTTCATGTGACCGATCGCAACCCGGATCTGAAACAGGTGGTGAATACCAATAAGTGTATCATCTATCTTGAAAAACATCAAGACCGGCTCATGATCATCTCCATGATCGACAACCTCATCAAAGGGGCGTCAGGTCAGGCTGTGCAAAATATGAACATCATGTTTGGGCTTGATGAACGCGCCGGACTATATCTTAAACCATCTGCTTTTTAG
- a CDS encoding aminotransferase class III-fold pyridoxal phosphate-dependent enzyme — protein sequence MKLFDVYPLFGIELVKGQGSQVWDANGTPYLDLYGGHAVISIGHAHPHYVKRIKDQLDKLAFYSNSVQNPLQEALAAQLGRLSGCDEYSLFLCNSGAEANENALKLASFHNKRKKVLALGSGFHGRTSLAVAATDNPSIVAPVNASHEVQIIPLNDEKAAGEALKNKDVTAVIIEGIQGVGGAKSPTDSFLQFLRKACDETGTILILDEIQSGYGRSGNFFAFQYSGIKPDLITMAKGMGNGFPIGGVLISSIFEAKHGMLGTTFGGNHLACAAALAVLEVIEKENLVAKAKETGDYLRKALAGVSGVKQVLGKGLMMGLELEIPCADVRKQLLFNHHMFTGSSSDKNTIRILPSLNLGLAEADQFISAFKSVMAKTTATT from the coding sequence ATGAAATTATTCGACGTTTATCCACTTTTTGGTATTGAGTTGGTCAAAGGGCAAGGTTCTCAGGTCTGGGATGCCAACGGAACCCCCTATCTGGACCTGTACGGAGGGCATGCGGTGATCTCCATTGGTCATGCACATCCACACTATGTAAAAAGGATAAAGGATCAGCTGGATAAATTGGCTTTCTATTCCAATTCCGTTCAGAACCCACTTCAGGAAGCGTTGGCTGCACAATTGGGCCGGCTTTCCGGTTGTGATGAATACAGCTTGTTCCTATGCAACTCCGGCGCCGAGGCGAATGAGAATGCCTTGAAATTGGCATCATTTCATAACAAGAGAAAAAAGGTCTTGGCTTTAGGAAGTGGTTTCCATGGAAGAACTTCGCTAGCCGTGGCTGCCACTGATAATCCGTCAATCGTTGCGCCGGTCAATGCTTCACATGAGGTTCAGATCATTCCTTTGAATGATGAGAAAGCGGCCGGTGAAGCGCTGAAGAATAAAGATGTTACTGCGGTGATAATAGAAGGCATCCAGGGTGTGGGCGGCGCGAAATCTCCAACGGATTCTTTCCTGCAGTTTTTGCGGAAAGCGTGTGACGAAACGGGTACGATCCTGATCCTGGATGAAATCCAATCCGGCTATGGACGCAGTGGAAATTTCTTTGCATTTCAGTACAGTGGAATAAAGCCGGATCTGATTACCATGGCCAAAGGGATGGGAAATGGATTTCCGATCGGGGGAGTGCTGATCTCCTCCATCTTTGAAGCAAAACACGGAATGCTCGGCACAACGTTCGGAGGGAATCACCTTGCTTGCGCTGCCGCCCTTGCCGTTCTGGAAGTCATCGAGAAAGAAAATCTGGTAGCAAAGGCTAAGGAAACCGGCGACTATCTTCGCAAAGCATTGGCAGGTGTTTCAGGGGTGAAGCAAGTTCTTGGGAAAGGGCTCATGATGGGGCTGGAGCTTGAGATTCCCTGTGCGGATGTTCGTAAGCAATTGCTGTTCAACCACCACATGTTTACGGGCTCTTCATCGGATAAAAACACCATTCGCATATTACCTTCATTGAATCTTGGTCTGGCCGAGGCCGATCAGTTTATCAGTGCATTCAAATCCGTCATGGCTAAAACCACCGCTACGACATGA
- a CDS encoding N-acetylornithine carbamoyltransferase produces the protein MKHFTSIDDVDDPAGLVRDALRIKKEPLADRRFGEDLTLGLIFLNPSLRTRMSTQKAALNLGMNVIVMNIGQEGWALETEDGVVMNGQSAEHVREAAAVIGQYCNIVGIRTFGKLENREEDYAETILHKFMDFCGVPVISLESATLHPLQSLADWATIEELKSAARPKVVLTWAPHPRALLQAVPNSFAQWMNRADVDLVITHPEGYDLDSMYVGNATVTHDQNKAFEGADFIYAKNWSSYEQYGKILSTDLSWTVTPEKMNLTRDAWFMHCLPVRRNMIVADAVIDGTKSAVIQQAGNRVFAAQAVLRRILEHNF, from the coding sequence ATGAAGCATTTTACCAGCATAGATGATGTGGATGATCCCGCAGGCCTGGTCCGGGATGCCCTCAGAATAAAAAAAGAACCTTTGGCCGACCGCCGGTTCGGTGAGGATCTCACCCTCGGCCTGATCTTTCTTAATCCGAGCCTTCGTACGCGAATGAGTACGCAAAAAGCGGCACTTAACCTGGGTATGAATGTGATCGTGATGAATATCGGTCAGGAAGGCTGGGCACTTGAAACCGAAGATGGCGTGGTGATGAATGGACAGTCGGCCGAACATGTTCGGGAAGCAGCCGCCGTGATCGGTCAGTATTGCAACATTGTTGGTATCCGGACATTCGGAAAACTGGAAAACAGGGAAGAAGATTATGCTGAAACCATCCTGCATAAGTTCATGGATTTTTGCGGCGTACCGGTGATCAGTCTTGAATCAGCCACCCTTCACCCATTGCAATCCCTGGCCGATTGGGCAACGATAGAGGAACTGAAGTCCGCTGCACGACCCAAAGTGGTGCTTACCTGGGCGCCGCACCCGCGGGCCTTGCTACAGGCGGTACCCAATTCCTTTGCACAGTGGATGAATCGCGCAGATGTAGACCTGGTGATCACACATCCGGAAGGATATGATCTGGATTCCATGTATGTTGGCAATGCAACGGTGACCCATGATCAGAACAAGGCATTCGAAGGAGCCGACTTTATTTATGCAAAGAACTGGTCTTCATACGAACAATATGGCAAAATACTTTCTACCGATCTGTCGTGGACGGTAACCCCGGAAAAAATGAACTTAACCCGCGATGCCTGGTTTATGCATTGTCTGCCGGTGCGCCGGAACATGATTGTTGCGGATGCGGTGATTGACGGGACGAAATCGGCGGTGATCCAACAGGCTGGGAACCGCGTATTTGCAGCCCAGGCTGTGTTGCGCCGAATACTTGAACACAATTTCTGA
- the argB gene encoding acetylglutamate kinase yields the protein MERLTVIKIGGHVLDDERQLETFLKVFASLEGPRILIHGGGKMATRIAEQQGIKVTMVDGRRLTDQAMLDVVIQVYGGWVNKALVGGLQKLGCNALGLTGADGNLIKAHKRPVAKIDYGFVGDVDQVNEQLVHLLLTNGIIPVCAPLTHDGNGQMLNTNADTIASSVAVAMANKYKVDLVYGFEKAGVLKDVNDDRSIIPVITKEQYADWKQDGTISGGMIPKLDNAFAAIDQGVSQVVIGLATDIANKKSGTRLIKE from the coding sequence ATGGAAAGGCTCACGGTTATAAAGATCGGTGGCCATGTGTTGGATGACGAACGCCAGCTGGAAACATTTCTGAAGGTGTTTGCATCGCTTGAAGGGCCACGCATTCTTATTCATGGTGGAGGTAAAATGGCGACAAGGATAGCCGAACAGCAGGGCATCAAGGTGACGATGGTGGATGGCCGGAGACTGACAGACCAGGCCATGCTGGATGTGGTTATTCAAGTTTATGGTGGCTGGGTAAACAAAGCCCTCGTTGGTGGGTTACAAAAACTCGGATGCAATGCGCTTGGCCTGACCGGTGCGGATGGAAATTTAATTAAGGCACACAAAAGACCGGTTGCAAAAATAGACTACGGTTTTGTGGGTGATGTTGACCAGGTGAATGAACAACTCGTACATCTGCTCTTGACCAATGGCATCATTCCGGTTTGTGCCCCACTTACACATGACGGCAATGGACAAATGCTGAATACCAATGCAGATACCATTGCTTCGTCTGTGGCTGTTGCCATGGCAAATAAATATAAAGTTGATCTTGTTTACGGCTTTGAAAAAGCCGGAGTACTGAAGGATGTGAATGATGACCGTTCAATCATCCCGGTTATTACGAAAGAACAATACGCCGATTGGAAGCAGGACGGTACGATCAGCGGGGGAATGATTCCCAAACTGGACAATGCCTTTGCGGCCATCGATCAAGGGGTAAGTCAGGTCGTAATAGGTCTGGCAACGGATATAGCAAATAAAAAAAGCGGAACGCGTCTCATCAAAGAATGA
- a CDS encoding M20 family metallo-hydrolase: protein MNQNTLAQDAIGLLKDLISIKSLSKEEAGTAERLATFFKDNGMEIHTKGYNVWAYNRHFDPAKPTILLNSHHDTVKPNAGYTMDPFTPVENDGKLFGLGSNDAGGCLVSLIAAFRYYFEREDLKYNLVVAATAEEEISGHNGLECVFPELGPIDFAIIGEPTQMHLAIAEKGLMVLDCVAHGKSGHAAREEGENAIYIALKDIEWFRTYSFPRVSPSLGPIKMTTTIIHSGSQHNVVPDRCEFTVDVRITEQYRNQEILDTILAHVKSEVIPRSVRLNSSSIPEDHPIVQAGINLGRKTYGSPTTSDQAIIDVPSLKCGPGDSARSHTADEYIKPEEIREGIDLYIRMLDKIII, encoded by the coding sequence ATGAATCAAAATACATTAGCACAGGACGCCATTGGTCTTCTGAAGGATCTCATCAGCATCAAATCGCTGAGCAAAGAAGAAGCGGGAACGGCCGAGCGTCTGGCCACTTTTTTTAAGGACAACGGAATGGAAATCCATACCAAAGGTTACAACGTATGGGCTTATAACCGGCACTTTGATCCTGCCAAACCCACCATCCTGCTCAATTCACATCATGACACCGTCAAACCCAATGCGGGTTATACCATGGACCCGTTTACACCGGTGGAAAATGACGGTAAGCTATTCGGGCTGGGTAGTAACGATGCCGGAGGCTGCCTGGTGTCGCTGATCGCTGCTTTTCGATATTATTTTGAACGGGAGGATTTAAAATATAACCTCGTTGTAGCGGCTACTGCAGAGGAAGAGATATCAGGACACAACGGACTGGAATGCGTTTTCCCCGAGCTTGGCCCCATTGATTTTGCGATCATAGGTGAACCTACTCAGATGCACCTGGCCATCGCCGAAAAAGGGTTAATGGTTCTGGACTGTGTGGCACATGGTAAGTCAGGACATGCAGCGAGAGAAGAAGGTGAGAACGCGATCTACATTGCATTGAAAGACATAGAGTGGTTCCGGACCTATTCCTTTCCCAGGGTTTCACCTTCTCTTGGACCGATCAAAATGACAACCACCATCATTCATTCAGGATCACAACACAATGTGGTTCCGGATCGGTGCGAATTTACCGTGGATGTGCGAATCACGGAACAATATCGGAATCAGGAGATACTGGATACCATCCTGGCCCATGTTAAAAGTGAGGTGATCCCAAGGTCGGTTCGTTTAAACTCTTCCAGTATTCCGGAAGATCATCCCATCGTGCAGGCAGGCATAAACCTGGGTAGAAAAACATACGGTTCTCCAACGACCTCTGACCAGGCCATCATCGATGTTCCATCACTGAAATGCGGCCCTGGTGACTCTGCACGGTCCCATACTGCAGACGAGTACATTAAACCCGAGGAGATTCGCGAGGGGATTGATTTGTATATTCGAATGCTTGATAAGATAATTATCTGA
- the argH gene encoding argininosuccinate lyase, with translation MAKIWDKGTDVNQRVDRFTVGRDRELDMELAPYDVLGSLAHIRMLVKIGLLETGEWKALNAALIDIYRDIEKGNFKIGEGVEDVHSQVESLLTERLGDVGKKIHSGRSRNDQVLVDLKLYLRDQIRLMVESTRKLASELLDLGELHKDKLLPGYTHMQVAMPSSFGLWFGAYAEGLVDDLHMMEGAFRIVNRNPLGSAAGYGSSFPLDREMTTELLGFEGPNINAVYAQMGRGKAEKVTAMAMSCVASTLGRMAMDLCMFMSQNFGFVSFPDELTTGSSIMPHKKNPDVWEIMRGRCNQLKALPNEIDLIMANLPSGYHREMQLLKENMFPAMHQLRDCLSMASFMLEHIKVGMDLLEDERYRYIFSVEEVNRLVLEGVPFRDAYRKVGEDIASGKYAPIKKVNHTHLGSIGQPGIEKIRNLLEHRIQSFNFGGYAEATNKLLT, from the coding sequence ATGGCTAAAATCTGGGATAAAGGAACCGATGTAAATCAACGTGTGGACCGATTTACGGTAGGACGCGATCGTGAACTGGACATGGAACTTGCGCCCTATGACGTATTGGGTTCACTTGCCCACATACGCATGCTGGTTAAGATCGGTCTGCTTGAAACGGGTGAATGGAAGGCGCTGAATGCTGCTTTAATTGACATCTACCGCGATATTGAAAAAGGGAATTTTAAAATAGGTGAAGGGGTGGAGGATGTGCATTCCCAGGTGGAGAGCTTACTTACGGAACGTCTGGGGGATGTAGGAAAAAAAATACACAGTGGCCGTTCCCGGAATGATCAGGTTCTTGTGGATCTGAAGTTGTATCTGCGGGATCAGATCAGGTTAATGGTAGAATCCACCCGGAAACTCGCATCGGAATTGCTGGATCTTGGTGAATTGCATAAGGATAAACTACTCCCCGGATATACCCATATGCAGGTGGCTATGCCCTCTTCATTTGGCTTGTGGTTCGGCGCTTACGCGGAAGGGTTAGTTGATGACCTTCATATGATGGAGGGTGCTTTCAGGATTGTGAACCGAAATCCTTTGGGGTCGGCTGCAGGTTATGGTTCATCGTTTCCGTTGGATCGGGAAATGACCACAGAGTTGTTGGGTTTTGAGGGCCCTAATATTAATGCAGTATATGCGCAGATGGGAAGGGGAAAGGCAGAGAAGGTAACAGCGATGGCGATGTCATGCGTGGCATCTACATTAGGTCGCATGGCCATGGATCTGTGCATGTTTATGAGTCAGAATTTCGGATTTGTTTCTTTTCCTGATGAGTTGACCACCGGTTCCAGCATTATGCCGCATAAAAAGAATCCGGATGTCTGGGAGATCATGCGAGGACGCTGTAATCAGTTAAAGGCATTGCCCAACGAGATAGATTTGATTATGGCCAATCTGCCAAGTGGCTATCACCGTGAAATGCAATTGCTGAAAGAAAATATGTTCCCCGCAATGCATCAATTGAGGGACTGCCTATCGATGGCGTCGTTCATGCTGGAGCATATTAAAGTGGGAATGGACCTTTTGGAGGACGAGAGATACCGCTATATTTTTAGCGTGGAAGAGGTGAACCGACTCGTTTTGGAAGGCGTTCCTTTTCGCGATGCATACCGCAAAGTCGGAGAAGACATCGCATCCGGTAAATATGCTCCGATTAAAAAAGTAAACCACACCCACCTGGGCAGCATTGGTCAACCCGGTATCGAAAAAATCCGGAATCTACTGGAACATCGTATTCAGAGTTTTAATTTCGGTGGGTATGCAGAAGCTACCAATAAACTATTGACTTGA
- a CDS encoding 2-isopropylmalate synthase, translated as MSEKVDIFDTTLRDGEQVPGCQLNTEEKVTVAKALEALGVDIIEAGFPISSPGDFTSVVEISKAVKEPTICALTRAVEKDIDCAVEALKYAKKPRIHTGIGTSDLHVFTKLRITREQCMERAVAAVKYAKQFVEDIEFYAEDAGRTDNEFLASVIEQVIKAGATVVNIPDTTGYCLPEIYGAKIRFLRENVPNIHLATISTHCHNDLGLATSNSIAGIQNGARQVECTINGCGERAGNTSLEEVVMILKSHASLGYETNINSKKIFGTSQMVSSLMRMPVQPNKAIVGANAFAHSSGIHQDGVIKNRENYEIIDPADVGVAESSIVLTARSGRAALVFRAKSLGYELDKAQLDHAYAEFLKLADELKVVRDDALKDLLDKLMISA; from the coding sequence ATGAGTGAAAAGGTAGATATATTTGATACGACCCTTCGTGACGGGGAGCAGGTTCCCGGTTGTCAGCTCAATACAGAAGAAAAGGTTACCGTAGCCAAAGCCCTGGAGGCTTTGGGTGTGGATATCATTGAGGCCGGCTTTCCTATCTCCAGTCCTGGTGATTTCACGTCGGTCGTAGAAATCTCCAAGGCGGTAAAGGAACCGACGATCTGTGCACTTACCCGTGCTGTTGAAAAGGATATTGATTGTGCTGTGGAAGCGCTGAAATATGCGAAAAAGCCTCGTATTCATACAGGCATTGGAACAAGTGATCTGCACGTATTTACCAAATTACGGATTACCCGTGAGCAATGCATGGAAAGAGCTGTGGCAGCCGTAAAATATGCAAAGCAGTTCGTGGAAGATATTGAGTTTTATGCAGAAGACGCAGGCCGGACAGATAATGAGTTTCTGGCCAGTGTCATTGAACAGGTTATTAAAGCAGGTGCGACCGTAGTTAACATCCCGGATACTACCGGTTATTGCCTGCCTGAAATATACGGGGCCAAGATCCGTTTCCTGCGTGAGAATGTTCCAAACATTCATCTCGCAACCATTTCCACTCACTGTCACAACGATCTTGGCCTCGCTACTTCTAACTCCATAGCGGGTATTCAGAACGGCGCCCGACAAGTGGAATGTACCATTAACGGTTGCGGAGAACGTGCCGGTAATACCTCTCTGGAGGAGGTGGTGATGATCCTGAAGAGTCATGCCTCCCTCGGTTATGAGACCAACATTAACAGCAAGAAGATTTTCGGCACAAGCCAGATGGTCTCTTCCCTGATGCGTATGCCTGTCCAACCGAACAAGGCCATCGTTGGTGCCAATGCATTTGCACACTCATCGGGTATTCACCAGGATGGGGTGATCAAGAACCGCGAGAACTATGAGATCATAGACCCCGCTGATGTGGGTGTGGCGGAATCCTCCATCGTGCTTACTGCGCGCAGCGGTCGTGCAGCCCTTGTTTTCAGGGCCAAAAGTCTTGGGTATGAATTGGATAAAGCCCAATTGGATCATGCCTATGCAGAGTTCCTGAAACTGGCAGATGAATTAAAAGTCGTGAGAGATGATGCTTTGAAAGATCTGTTGGATAAGCTGATGATCTCCGCATAG
- the leuC gene encoding 3-isopropylmalate dehydratase large subunit — MSSKTLFDKIWDGHVVKKIDNGPQVLYIDRHYIHEVTSPQAFAGLEKRGIGVFRPQQTLATADHNVPTIDQHLPIKEALSRQQVEKLTENCSKFGVELFGLGHPNQGIVHVIGPELGYTLPGMTMVCGDSHTSTHGAFGSIAFGIGTSEVEQVMATQCILQTKPKTMKIEVNGTLGRGVTAKDVILYVISKISSSGGTGYFVEYAGSAIGSLSMESRMTICNMSIEMGARGGLIAPDEITFDYIRNRPFAPKGEALEAAIETWRQLRSDSDDAFDIIHRFDAQDIEPMITFGTNPGMGIGVNASIPSVQDLAPGSSPESYNKSLQYMGFHPGERLQGKPVNYVFLGSCTNARMEDLRLFAEAVKGKKKAPNVHALIVPGSKHVEKQAKEEGLDKILEDAGFSLREPGCSACLGMNEDKVPAGEYCVSTSNRNFEGRQGPGARTLLASPLTVAAVAITGKIADHRNVL, encoded by the coding sequence GTGAGTTCAAAAACCCTTTTCGACAAGATATGGGATGGGCATGTGGTGAAAAAGATCGACAATGGCCCTCAGGTGCTTTACATCGACCGTCACTATATCCATGAAGTAACCAGTCCGCAGGCATTCGCCGGATTGGAGAAAAGAGGAATCGGGGTGTTCAGACCACAGCAAACACTGGCAACAGCCGATCATAATGTACCCACCATTGATCAACATCTCCCCATTAAAGAAGCACTATCCCGGCAGCAGGTTGAGAAATTGACGGAGAACTGTAGCAAGTTTGGTGTTGAGTTGTTTGGGCTTGGTCACCCGAACCAGGGTATCGTTCACGTCATTGGTCCGGAACTGGGTTATACATTACCTGGAATGACGATGGTTTGTGGGGACAGTCATACATCTACCCACGGTGCTTTCGGAAGTATTGCTTTTGGGATCGGAACCAGTGAGGTTGAGCAAGTCATGGCTACTCAGTGTATTCTTCAGACCAAACCTAAAACCATGAAAATTGAGGTGAATGGTACTTTGGGAAGGGGGGTGACCGCTAAAGACGTGATCCTGTACGTAATATCCAAGATATCCTCTAGTGGAGGTACAGGTTATTTTGTGGAGTACGCCGGTTCGGCCATTGGGTCACTTTCTATGGAATCCCGCATGACCATTTGTAATATGAGTATTGAAATGGGCGCAAGAGGAGGTCTGATCGCTCCGGATGAAATTACTTTTGATTATATCCGGAACAGACCATTTGCGCCTAAGGGTGAAGCACTTGAAGCAGCCATTGAGACATGGAGACAACTTCGTTCGGATAGTGACGATGCTTTTGATATCATCCATCGTTTTGATGCACAGGATATTGAGCCGATGATCACGTTCGGAACGAATCCCGGCATGGGCATCGGTGTGAATGCATCCATACCATCGGTTCAGGATCTGGCTCCCGGGTCCAGCCCCGAGTCCTATAACAAGTCGTTGCAATACATGGGTTTCCATCCCGGGGAAAGACTACAGGGAAAGCCTGTTAACTACGTTTTTCTTGGAAGTTGTACCAATGCCAGAATGGAAGACCTCAGACTTTTTGCTGAAGCGGTCAAAGGAAAGAAGAAAGCACCCAATGTGCATGCGCTGATCGTTCCGGGTTCAAAACATGTAGAGAAACAAGCAAAAGAAGAAGGTCTGGATAAGATATTGGAGGATGCCGGTTTCAGCCTTCGGGAACCAGGTTGTAGTGCATGCCTTGGGATGAACGAAGATAAGGTACCCGCAGGTGAGTACTGTGTATCCACATCCAACCGCAACTTCGAGGGACGTCAGGGCCCGGGCGCAAGAACGTTACTTGCAAGTCCATTAACCGTTGCGGCTGTTGCGATTACCGGTAAGATAGCCGATCACAGGAACGTCCTTTAA